A window of Prolixibacter sp. SD074 contains these coding sequences:
- a CDS encoding alcohol dehydrogenase catalytic domain-containing protein, whose protein sequence is MKKTMKAARLYELGKPLVIEEVQIPELSDDDVLVEVKATFVAPSMNDILNPGGNFIRPALPAIFGSDAVGIISKLGNKVRGLKEGQKVWVNSILYDKTDEYALMGREGLSDSMAFQGMFTFDPNNVRLLDEYQGGFAQYVKAPSTNVAILPDNFPLEQAVRIGYLGTAYQALKTANVHYGSTVLINGATGTVGTSAVLLALAMGAVKIIAVANKKERLEKIRQINPSVISTLSLLDGEVTGKIRELTNGKGAGSFVDCLQYVDTQSTHQCLYAVKKGGTAVFVGGATGNINIPYGFLLGTEIKLTGSLWFHNFEANEMVSLAQSGLLNLNLFDVKTFSLDEINEAVALAGSRLGGLTTVMVKI, encoded by the coding sequence ATGAAAAAAACAATGAAAGCAGCACGCTTATATGAATTGGGGAAACCTCTTGTAATAGAAGAGGTTCAGATACCGGAATTATCGGATGACGATGTGTTGGTAGAAGTGAAAGCTACGTTTGTAGCGCCATCAATGAATGATATTCTAAATCCGGGCGGAAATTTTATCCGCCCTGCCTTACCGGCTATTTTTGGTTCCGATGCTGTTGGAATCATTTCTAAATTAGGAAACAAGGTAAGAGGATTAAAAGAAGGTCAGAAAGTATGGGTCAATTCGATCCTTTATGATAAGACGGATGAATACGCATTAATGGGCCGGGAAGGATTGAGTGATTCGATGGCTTTCCAGGGCATGTTCACTTTTGATCCGAACAACGTCCGTCTTTTAGATGAATATCAAGGCGGCTTTGCTCAATATGTAAAAGCGCCCTCGACAAATGTGGCAATCTTACCGGATAATTTTCCTCTTGAACAGGCAGTCCGTATTGGTTACCTGGGAACAGCCTATCAGGCTTTGAAAACTGCAAATGTTCATTACGGCTCAACCGTTTTGATCAACGGCGCTACCGGAACCGTCGGTACAAGCGCTGTGCTGCTTGCTTTAGCTATGGGTGCGGTAAAAATAATTGCTGTAGCCAATAAAAAAGAGAGGTTGGAAAAAATCAGGCAGATTAACCCGTCGGTTATTTCCACCTTGTCACTCCTGGATGGGGAAGTGACCGGCAAGATAAGAGAATTGACAAACGGGAAAGGTGCCGGGTCATTTGTTGATTGCCTTCAATACGTTGATACGCAGTCGACTCATCAATGCTTATATGCAGTTAAAAAAGGAGGGACTGCTGTATTTGTTGGCGGGGCAACCGGAAATATCAATATTCCTTACGGTTTTCTTTTAGGAACTGAAATAAAGTTAACCGGGTCATTATGGTTTCATAATTTTGAAGCAAACGAAATGGTTAGCCTGGCTCAATCCGGTTTGCTGAATTTAAATTTGTTTGATGTAAAAACCTTTTCACTGGACGAGATAAACGAAGCTGTTGCCCTTGCAGGATCAAGATTAGGAGGATTAACAACAGTGATGGTAAAAATTTAA
- a CDS encoding 2-hydroxyacid dehydrogenase, translated as MKKILVTYKANEKEKEFYRNFFQEHVISFLDDYTETAKKEKILLESDIIIAWNPTKELEKFNKSLFRNFHLIQLLSAGYDHLEFDMFPDKCLIAANQGAYATPMAEHTVAMILTLAKKLRLYHNRMAEGKFEQLKSITRQVKGATLGIIGFGSIGKEVAKLMRGFDVKVMALNTSGNTTENVDFIGTLDDLDHLLIHSDFVVISIPLTDETEGLIGKRELELMKNDAILINVARGPVIKEKDLYEHLKGHPDFSAGIDAWWIEPFKFGQFKINYPFFELPNLIGSPHNSAIAENIMIEGAGKAAENVKRFLNNEEIKGVVKRTL; from the coding sequence ATGAAAAAGATTTTAGTGACATATAAAGCCAACGAAAAAGAAAAAGAATTTTACAGGAACTTCTTCCAGGAACATGTGATTTCTTTTTTAGATGATTATACAGAAACAGCTAAAAAAGAAAAAATATTATTGGAAAGTGACATAATCATTGCGTGGAACCCGACAAAAGAATTAGAAAAGTTTAATAAAAGCCTGTTCCGTAATTTTCATCTTATTCAACTATTGTCTGCCGGTTATGATCACCTGGAATTCGATATGTTTCCGGACAAATGTTTAATTGCAGCGAACCAGGGCGCTTATGCAACACCGATGGCTGAACATACGGTTGCAATGATTCTTACACTGGCAAAAAAATTGCGCTTGTATCATAACCGCATGGCAGAAGGAAAATTTGAACAACTGAAAAGTATTACCAGGCAGGTTAAGGGAGCAACGCTCGGAATTATCGGCTTCGGTTCAATTGGAAAAGAAGTTGCAAAATTGATGCGTGGTTTTGATGTGAAAGTAATGGCATTAAACACAAGCGGAAATACAACTGAAAATGTTGATTTTATTGGCACATTAGACGATTTGGATCACCTCTTAATTCATTCCGATTTTGTGGTCATTTCCATTCCCCTGACAGACGAAACAGAAGGATTAATCGGGAAAAGGGAATTAGAGCTGATGAAAAATGATGCCATATTGATTAATGTTGCCAGGGGGCCGGTTATTAAAGAAAAAGATTTATATGAACATTTGAAGGGCCACCCCGATTTTTCAGCCGGAATTGATGCGTGGTGGATCGAGCCGTTTAAGTTTGGACAGTTCAAAATCAATTATCCCTTTTTTGAATTGCCCAATCTCATCGGATCACCCCACAATTCAGCTATTGCCGAAAATATTATGATTGAAGGGGCAGGAAAAGCAGCAGAAAATGTGAAGAGATTCCTGAATAATGAGGAAATAAAAGGAGTCGTTAAAAGAACATTATAA
- a CDS encoding DUF2723 domain-containing protein → MSDFHKKNIVLGWIIFGLSATVYLLTLAPTVSFWDCGEFLAASYKLQIGHPPGAPLYLMVARIFSLLASGPDEVAHVVNSFSGLVSGATIMFLFWTITHLARMLMPNPKELKSNEQILVLGSGLVGALAYAFTDTFWFSAVEAEVYAFSSFFTAIVFWAILKWEEEADQPRANRWIVLIAYLMGLSIGVHLLNLLAIPAMVFIFYFRKYQTSRKGFIITLLVAMAILGTIMWGIIPGVPKIAGWLELVTVNGMNLPYNSGLLIFVAIIVAGLAYGIYYTYRGKKFLANTILLSVLMLIIGYSSYSLIIIRSGANPPMDENNPDNVFSLESYLNRTQYGERPLLYGRYYNAPVVDEREGKTETIQENGKYKEVIPFPAYEYDRRFKTVFPRMYSNVPTHIQAYQTWGGTDGTALPVNNNGQTQMRKKPSFGDNLRFFFSYQTGFMYFRYFMWNFVGRQNDIQGYGGVVHGNWISGINFLDDMRLGPQDDLPSDLKNNKARNRYYFLPLLLGLLGFIFQYSHNKRGRQDWWVVFLLFIFTGLAIVVYLNQTPFQPRERDYAYVGSFYAFAIWIGIGVIGLYDLLSRRLRMKGLPWLVTAVAMVVPVILIAQNYNDHDRSNRYMARDYARDYLESCAPNAILFTYGDNDTFPLWYVQDVEGVRPDVRICNLSLLGMNWYITEMKSKAYDSAPLPISLKDDTYRMGKRDYIPVVPKIDKPVLLKDAIDFIASDNPRSQLSMQNGNKLDFLPGNRLYMPINKQKVLKNGTVAPEDASDIADTVTFHIGASSLSKSDFAVMDMIATGNWSCPIYFDLSAVQSLKLGLQDYLQLEGLAYRLVPIKTLSDGISLGRANSRILYHNLMGKFTWGNISDTTIWVDDNNVKEVKIIDAKPTFNRLAQALLAEGKRDSAINVLDRCVATFPNRNIPYGYEDFDLAKTYYKANAPAKANAIIRKLAHLTLERLNYYVNLPSYLSDGLDRERQRQLAILSNCVHIAKQYKQDDLSKELDDRLNELINRYSLSMK, encoded by the coding sequence ATGTCCGATTTTCATAAAAAAAACATTGTACTGGGCTGGATTATATTTGGTTTGTCCGCCACAGTATACCTTCTCACATTAGCGCCCACCGTTAGTTTTTGGGATTGTGGCGAATTCCTGGCCGCCTCGTATAAATTACAAATCGGCCACCCGCCGGGAGCACCTCTTTATCTGATGGTTGCACGTATTTTTTCGTTGTTGGCATCCGGCCCGGACGAAGTTGCTCATGTTGTCAACAGCTTTTCAGGACTCGTCAGCGGGGCAACCATCATGTTCCTCTTTTGGACCATTACCCACCTGGCACGTATGCTGATGCCCAATCCGAAGGAGCTAAAAAGCAATGAACAGATTTTAGTGCTTGGCTCAGGACTTGTTGGAGCGCTGGCCTACGCTTTCACCGATACATTTTGGTTTTCGGCGGTCGAAGCCGAGGTTTATGCCTTTTCTTCCTTTTTTACAGCCATTGTTTTCTGGGCCATCCTCAAGTGGGAAGAAGAAGCAGACCAGCCGCGTGCCAACCGTTGGATTGTGCTAATTGCCTACCTGATGGGACTGTCTATTGGTGTGCATTTGCTGAACCTGCTGGCGATTCCGGCGATGGTCTTCATCTTCTATTTCAGAAAATACCAAACTTCCCGAAAAGGATTCATCATTACCCTGCTGGTGGCGATGGCTATCTTGGGGACCATTATGTGGGGAATTATTCCCGGGGTACCGAAAATAGCTGGTTGGCTCGAGCTGGTAACCGTTAACGGCATGAATCTGCCCTACAATTCCGGATTATTGATTTTCGTTGCGATAATCGTTGCCGGCCTGGCATATGGTATTTACTATACCTACCGGGGAAAGAAATTTCTGGCCAACACCATTTTACTGAGCGTACTCATGCTCATCATTGGCTACTCATCATACTCACTGATTATCATTCGCTCAGGCGCTAACCCACCGATGGACGAGAATAATCCGGATAACGTATTTTCACTGGAAAGTTACCTTAACCGGACACAATATGGAGAACGTCCGCTGCTATATGGCCGCTATTATAATGCTCCGGTAGTAGATGAACGGGAAGGCAAGACCGAAACCATACAGGAAAATGGTAAATACAAAGAAGTAATCCCTTTCCCTGCCTACGAATACGACCGCCGTTTTAAGACTGTCTTTCCACGCATGTACAGCAATGTGCCCACCCATATTCAGGCGTACCAAACCTGGGGAGGCACCGACGGAACAGCATTGCCCGTTAACAATAACGGACAAACACAAATGCGCAAAAAACCTTCATTCGGTGATAACCTGCGCTTCTTTTTCAGCTATCAGACGGGCTTCATGTATTTCCGCTACTTCATGTGGAATTTTGTAGGCCGTCAAAACGATATTCAGGGTTACGGAGGCGTTGTCCATGGGAATTGGATTAGTGGCATCAATTTCCTGGATGATATGCGTCTGGGGCCACAGGATGATCTCCCTTCCGATTTGAAAAACAACAAGGCACGAAACCGATATTACTTTTTACCGCTCTTGTTAGGATTACTTGGTTTTATTTTCCAGTATTCACACAACAAGCGTGGCCGGCAGGACTGGTGGGTTGTCTTCCTGCTATTCATCTTTACCGGACTGGCCATTGTGGTTTACCTCAACCAGACACCGTTCCAGCCGCGTGAACGGGATTATGCCTACGTGGGATCGTTTTACGCCTTCGCAATTTGGATAGGAATTGGCGTGATCGGGCTCTATGACTTACTGTCACGGCGCCTCCGGATGAAAGGTTTACCTTGGTTGGTAACGGCGGTAGCCATGGTTGTGCCCGTGATTCTGATTGCTCAGAATTACAATGACCACGATCGCTCCAACCGATATATGGCCCGCGATTACGCCCGCGATTACCTCGAATCGTGTGCTCCAAACGCCATCTTGTTTACCTATGGCGACAACGATACGTTCCCCTTATGGTATGTGCAGGATGTAGAAGGTGTTCGTCCCGATGTACGGATTTGCAACCTGAGCCTGTTGGGAATGAACTGGTACATTACTGAAATGAAATCGAAGGCTTATGATTCCGCCCCGCTGCCCATTTCGTTAAAAGATGATACCTATCGGATGGGCAAGCGGGATTATATTCCGGTAGTTCCCAAAATTGATAAACCGGTTTTGCTGAAAGATGCAATTGATTTCATCGCCAGCGATAATCCACGCTCACAGCTTTCCATGCAAAATGGCAATAAACTCGATTTCCTCCCGGGAAATAGGCTTTATATGCCCATCAATAAGCAAAAGGTACTTAAGAATGGCACGGTAGCCCCGGAAGATGCTTCGGATATTGCCGACACCGTTACCTTTCACATAGGTGCCAGTAGTTTATCCAAAAGTGACTTTGCTGTCATGGATATGATTGCCACCGGTAACTGGAGCTGCCCAATTTATTTTGATCTCAGTGCCGTCCAGTCGCTCAAGTTGGGACTTCAGGATTATCTGCAACTGGAAGGATTGGCTTACCGGCTTGTGCCTATCAAAACACTTTCTGACGGAATTTCTCTTGGCCGTGCCAACAGTCGTATTTTATACCATAATCTGATGGGGAAATTCACTTGGGGAAATATCAGTGATACAACCATCTGGGTGGATGACAATAACGTGAAAGAAGTAAAAATCATCGATGCCAAACCTACTTTTAACAGGCTGGCCCAGGCATTATTGGCCGAGGGAAAACGAGATTCGGCCATTAACGTACTTGACCGGTGCGTGGCTACTTTCCCCAACCGGAATATTCCATACGGTTACGAAGACTTTGATCTTGCGAAGACCTATTACAAAGCAAATGCTCCGGCAAAAGCGAATGCCATCATCAGGAAACTGGCGCATCTGACACTCGAACGCCTGAACTATTACGTCAACCTCCCGAGTTATCTTTCCGATGGGCTTGACCGGGAAAGGCAACGCCAACTGGCCATTCTGTCCAACTGTGTACACATTGCCAAACAATACAAACAGGATGATTTGAGCAAAGAACTCGATGACCGGTTGAATGAACTGATTAATCGTTACAGCCTTTCCATGAAATAA
- a CDS encoding carboxypeptidase-like regulatory domain-containing protein, with translation MNYKITAVIIALFLPGILVAQDTNMNTIKGIVVDNATGKPVQYANIGIEGTFLGSASNASGQFEFKVPASEKNGYLYASAVGYQTIKKAVTAINSGNAIVLRMEPQSYKIEDVDISAQSLVLYRILREASKKIKNNYLQGPLSSQAYYRNDITEDGNLIHHREAAVEISDKTGYVRETPAQEQEDINYRFMEVRTNTPFSSLADGMTQMDELLSYDIVRTRSGVLNAKFLHDYDLTLDQMTGFNGDSVWVVNYTLNHPDISHTGDFYATSYKGRIYISKSNYAVVKNETWITASNYSRQGRSFAATGNANLKPVEIHYNFTTTYRKNKNKFTLGFTKATRQNVWLNPKTGNKETIVYQTYLLPSVIETAHPKMLSEREYFVDKPYNKAFWDSFNAMVR, from the coding sequence ATGAATTACAAAATAACCGCCGTCATTATTGCCCTTTTCCTTCCGGGAATATTAGTTGCCCAGGATACCAATATGAACACCATCAAAGGCATTGTCGTTGATAATGCCACCGGCAAACCGGTTCAGTATGCCAATATCGGTATTGAAGGGACCTTTCTGGGCTCGGCCAGTAATGCCTCGGGGCAGTTCGAATTTAAAGTACCCGCATCGGAGAAAAATGGATACCTGTATGCATCGGCAGTGGGTTACCAAACAATAAAAAAAGCGGTTACCGCGATTAATTCAGGGAATGCAATTGTTCTCCGGATGGAACCGCAATCATACAAAATCGAAGATGTCGACATCAGCGCTCAGTCGCTCGTCCTCTACCGGATTCTTCGCGAAGCCTCAAAGAAAATTAAAAATAATTATTTGCAGGGACCTTTAAGTTCCCAGGCGTATTACCGGAACGACATCACCGAAGACGGGAACCTGATTCATCATCGCGAAGCTGCGGTTGAAATTTCCGACAAAACAGGTTATGTGCGCGAAACACCGGCTCAAGAGCAGGAGGATATCAACTACCGGTTCATGGAAGTACGGACCAACACTCCGTTTTCCTCGCTGGCCGACGGAATGACCCAGATGGACGAATTGCTGAGTTACGATATCGTCAGAACCCGTTCGGGAGTATTGAACGCCAAATTCCTCCACGACTATGATTTGACGCTCGACCAAATGACGGGATTCAACGGCGATTCCGTTTGGGTGGTTAATTATACCCTGAACCATCCTGACATCAGCCACACAGGCGATTTTTATGCAACATCATACAAGGGGAGAATTTATATCAGTAAGTCGAATTATGCTGTAGTGAAAAATGAAACCTGGATTACAGCTTCCAACTATAGCCGCCAGGGACGCTCGTTTGCCGCAACCGGAAACGCTAATTTAAAACCAGTCGAAATTCATTATAATTTTACAACCACCTATCGGAAGAACAAGAATAAGTTCACCCTGGGATTCACCAAAGCTACGCGCCAAAATGTCTGGTTAAATCCAAAAACGGGGAATAAGGAAACGATTGTATATCAAACTTATTTACTCCCGTCGGTTATCGAAACGGCTCATCCGAAGATGCTTTCCGAACGGGAATATTTTGTTGATAAACCCTACAACAAGGCTTTTTGGGATTCTTTCAACGCGATGGTTCGTTAA
- a CDS encoding deoxyguanosinetriphosphate triphosphohydrolase, which produces MMQWDQLLSAKRLGLEERHTNEIHDARSQFQRDYDRIIFSSPFRRLQDKTQVFPLPGSIFVHNRLTHSLEVASVGRSLGNMVATELEKRPDIEHRELLPEIGPIVSSACLAHDLGNPPFGHSGESAIANYFTDGQGQNYREKMTTEEWADLTLFEGNANAFRILSHQFKGRRAGGFALTYTTLASIIKYPFPSYLAGGKQKFGYFQSEKETFQRIISDLGLPENKDEPGKFARHPLVYLVEAADDICYQVMDVEDAHKLKILTYEETEDLLMAFFSSEEDKKTRKPILRNFKTVTDRNERIAYLRATVIGQLVRECATIFMENHDNILSGNFDGSLFKRLAGTSAKAMDHIKKVSVSRIYSERSVVQIEIAGYKILGTLMDEFTQAIMHEKNPLSKKLLSIIPEQYRNDEHSTYGKIQSVIDFVSGMTDPFALDLYRKITGISLPQIG; this is translated from the coding sequence ATGATGCAGTGGGATCAGTTACTTTCGGCCAAACGGCTGGGACTTGAGGAAAGGCACACCAATGAAATTCACGATGCCCGTTCGCAATTTCAGCGCGACTACGACCGCATTATCTTCTCATCCCCTTTTCGCCGTCTCCAGGATAAAACACAGGTTTTTCCCTTACCGGGAAGTATCTTTGTTCACAACCGTCTGACGCATTCGCTGGAAGTAGCCAGCGTTGGACGCTCGCTGGGAAATATGGTAGCCACCGAACTCGAAAAACGCCCGGACATCGAACATAGGGAGCTGCTTCCTGAAATTGGTCCCATCGTATCATCGGCTTGCCTGGCGCACGACTTAGGCAACCCGCCTTTCGGCCATTCGGGCGAATCAGCTATTGCCAATTATTTTACGGATGGGCAAGGCCAAAACTACCGTGAAAAAATGACAACGGAAGAATGGGCCGACCTGACCCTTTTCGAAGGAAACGCCAATGCTTTTCGCATTCTCAGCCACCAGTTTAAAGGCCGGCGTGCCGGAGGGTTTGCGCTCACCTATACTACGCTGGCGTCCATTATCAAATATCCATTCCCGTCGTATCTGGCTGGCGGGAAACAGAAATTCGGTTATTTCCAGAGTGAAAAGGAGACTTTTCAACGCATCATTTCTGATTTGGGATTACCCGAAAATAAGGATGAGCCGGGAAAATTTGCCCGCCATCCGCTGGTGTACCTGGTGGAGGCAGCTGACGATATCTGCTACCAGGTGATGGATGTGGAAGATGCACACAAACTAAAGATTCTGACTTACGAGGAGACAGAAGATTTACTCATGGCATTTTTTTCTTCCGAAGAAGATAAAAAGACACGGAAACCCATTCTACGGAACTTCAAAACGGTGACCGACCGCAACGAAAGAATAGCATACCTTCGCGCAACAGTCATCGGACAATTGGTCCGGGAATGTGCCACTATTTTCATGGAAAACCACGACAACATTTTGTCCGGAAATTTTGACGGTTCGCTTTTCAAACGCCTGGCCGGCACTTCCGCAAAAGCGATGGACCATATCAAGAAGGTATCGGTGAGCCGGATTTACAGTGAGCGCTCTGTCGTTCAGATTGAAATTGCCGGTTATAAAATCCTGGGAACATTAATGGACGAATTCACCCAGGCCATTATGCACGAAAAGAATCCACTGTCGAAAAAATTGCTCTCCATCATTCCTGAACAATACCGGAATGACGAGCACTCGACCTACGGGAAAATCCAATCGGTTATTGACTTCGTTTCCGGGATGACCGACCCGTTTGCGCTTGACCTGTACCGGAAGATTACCGGCATCAGTTTGCCGCAAATCGGATAA
- a CDS encoding M48 family metallopeptidase, with protein MKEKWISVEDIGQVKLVKNKRSKQLRITVKPSGEVRVSMPWYASYESGISFLMKRKEWVLDTLAHYQNHPLRQNSFQPGVLFQTRYKTYELAVSKRTGNRLIISFPENRCVLEFPENRSPDSQGLQEAITNVLTELLRKEARLYLPKRTKELAEQLHFRYNRVFIKNNKSNWGSCSSLGNINLNLHLMRLPDPFIDFVIVHELVHTVIPNHGQEFKAAMQRFFPEAKTMEKELKNYHPRFFTN; from the coding sequence ATGAAAGAGAAATGGATTTCGGTTGAAGACATCGGGCAGGTCAAACTGGTCAAGAATAAACGCTCAAAACAACTGCGCATTACCGTTAAACCTTCCGGTGAAGTGCGGGTCAGCATGCCCTGGTATGCCTCTTACGAATCGGGGATTTCCTTCTTGATGAAGCGGAAAGAGTGGGTTCTGGATACGCTGGCCCACTACCAAAATCATCCTCTGCGACAAAATTCGTTTCAACCCGGCGTATTGTTCCAAACGCGATACAAGACCTATGAACTGGCCGTGTCGAAAAGGACCGGCAACCGGTTGATTATCTCTTTTCCGGAAAATCGCTGTGTCCTGGAGTTCCCGGAAAATCGATCGCCCGATAGCCAGGGATTGCAGGAGGCTATTACAAATGTACTAACCGAACTATTACGCAAGGAGGCCAGGCTATATTTACCCAAACGCACCAAAGAATTGGCGGAACAACTGCATTTCCGGTACAACCGGGTTTTCATTAAAAACAACAAAAGCAACTGGGGAAGCTGTTCGAGTTTAGGCAATATCAACCTGAACCTGCACCTGATGCGCCTCCCCGATCCGTTTATCGATTTTGTAATTGTGCATGAATTGGTACATACCGTCATTCCCAATCACGGCCAGGAATTCAAAGCAGCCATGCAACGCTTTTTCCCCGAAGCAAAAACAATGGAGAAGGAGCTGAAAAACTATCACCCCCGATTTTTCACCAATTGA
- a CDS encoding lysylphosphatidylglycerol synthase transmembrane domain-containing protein, which produces MRKEQHKILKEVHPARVILPLIISVAVGIYIVAVEETPPSLSDLHFNRQMAGWLFAVLAMVLMRDIGYIIRLRILSDKQLSLLQSVRITFLWEFASSVTPSAIGGTSVALLFLYKEGLSIGKGSAIVLATFFLDELYFILMFPLVIWLGGWQQLFEVTPGDPASIFRNQFFWFAIAGYGVKLTIISLVSYGLFINPKAIKKLIAVVFRLPFLKRWQQGALDSGDEIAMASKELTAKPLSFWLKSFTATFFSWTSRYWVANFLILALFFGLKGQLNQDIVSIGQQIHIFARQLIMWIMMMVMPTPGGTGFSEVVFLQYMDVFIPTGFASLMAIIWRFVSYYPYLFIGAVILPGWIRKSFKRHHAPTKIKD; this is translated from the coding sequence ATGAGAAAAGAGCAACATAAAATATTAAAAGAGGTTCATCCAGCGAGAGTTATCCTACCGCTCATTATTAGTGTGGCTGTGGGAATTTACATCGTAGCAGTGGAAGAAACGCCTCCCTCATTATCTGATTTACATTTCAATCGTCAAATGGCCGGTTGGTTGTTTGCCGTTCTGGCTATGGTCCTGATGCGGGACATCGGTTACATTATCCGCCTACGCATTCTTTCCGACAAGCAACTTTCTCTTCTTCAGTCCGTACGCATCACTTTCCTATGGGAGTTTGCGTCATCGGTAACCCCTTCGGCCATTGGCGGAACATCGGTTGCTTTACTGTTTTTATATAAAGAGGGCCTTTCGATTGGGAAAGGCTCGGCTATTGTACTGGCCACTTTTTTCCTCGATGAGCTCTATTTCATCCTGATGTTTCCTCTCGTTATCTGGCTGGGTGGTTGGCAGCAATTGTTCGAAGTAACGCCGGGGGATCCTGCTTCAATTTTTCGCAACCAGTTTTTTTGGTTTGCCATTGCCGGATACGGAGTCAAACTAACCATCATCTCACTGGTTAGTTACGGATTGTTCATCAATCCAAAAGCCATTAAAAAGCTTATTGCGGTTGTTTTCCGTTTACCGTTTCTGAAACGTTGGCAACAAGGTGCCCTGGATTCCGGAGATGAAATTGCCATGGCTTCAAAAGAGTTGACAGCTAAACCCCTTTCCTTCTGGTTAAAAAGTTTTACGGCTACCTTTTTCTCCTGGACTTCCCGTTACTGGGTGGCTAACTTTCTCATTCTCGCCCTGTTCTTCGGACTGAAAGGACAATTGAATCAGGATATTGTATCCATCGGCCAACAAATTCACATCTTTGCCCGTCAGCTCATCATGTGGATTATGATGATGGTGATGCCAACTCCCGGCGGAACCGGCTTCTCCGAAGTGGTTTTCCTGCAATACATGGATGTCTTCATTCCCACAGGTTTCGCCAGCTTGATGGCCATCATCTGGCGGTTTGTGAGCTATTATCCGTATCTTTTTATCGGTGCAGTGATTCTGCCCGGCTGGATCCGGAAAAGCTTTAAACGCCATCACGCGCCGACAAAAATAAAGGATTAG
- a CDS encoding energy transducer TonB, with amino-acid sequence MEPKKSPKADLENKRGIFVQLGLVVSLGLVLLAFNWNSQIKEATNLGQVQAQDVEDEMIPITRPEEVKPPPPPPPPQVVEVLNIVDNNTDIDDELKIEDTEADDNTVVNVAPIQQQKEEKTKEQPVFFIVEDMPEFPGGDLALRKYIANAIKYPVIAQENGIQGKVYVNFVVNTDGSVTDAKIARGVDPSLDKEALRVINSLPKWKPGKQRGKPVRVSFTVPINFVLQ; translated from the coding sequence ATGGAACCGAAGAAATCACCCAAAGCGGATCTTGAGAACAAGAGGGGTATCTTCGTTCAACTTGGGCTGGTAGTTTCACTGGGTTTGGTACTCCTGGCTTTCAATTGGAACAGTCAGATTAAGGAGGCCACTAACCTCGGACAAGTACAGGCACAGGATGTAGAAGACGAGATGATCCCCATCACGCGGCCGGAAGAAGTTAAACCGCCGCCACCACCTCCACCACCACAGGTTGTAGAGGTACTTAACATTGTGGATAATAACACGGATATTGACGACGAACTGAAGATCGAAGATACTGAGGCCGATGACAATACCGTGGTTAATGTAGCTCCGATTCAACAGCAGAAAGAAGAGAAAACCAAAGAACAACCGGTGTTCTTCATTGTAGAAGACATGCCTGAATTCCCGGGTGGTGATTTGGCACTGCGTAAGTACATTGCCAATGCTATCAAGTATCCGGTTATCGCACAGGAAAACGGTATTCAGGGTAAAGTGTATGTGAACTTTGTTGTGAACACTGATGGTTCAGTAACCGACGCGAAAATTGCTCGTGGTGTTGACCCGTCGCTTGACAAAGAAGCATTGCGCGTGATTAACTCACTTCCGAAATGGAAGCCGGGTAAGCAACGTGGTAAGCCGGTTCGCGTTTCATTTACTGTACCGATCAACTTTGTATTGCAGTAG